One genomic segment of Nocardia spumae includes these proteins:
- a CDS encoding NUDIX hydrolase: MSPADRANSRRRQPRRRGSAGNAAKPRMRTVRETSAGGLVVDGLDGPAEQRCAALIGRTDRRGRLLWSLPKGHIEEGETAEQTAVREVAEETGINGTVVAELGSIDYWFVTEGRRVHKTVHHYLMRSLGGELSDADVEVTKVAWVPLSELDSRLAYADERRLAEVANRLIDRMESGRQ, encoded by the coding sequence GTGTCTCCGGCCGATCGCGCGAACAGTCGACGCCGCCAGCCCCGGCGCCGCGGTTCGGCCGGTAATGCGGCGAAACCTCGCATGCGCACCGTCCGGGAAACCTCCGCGGGCGGATTGGTCGTCGACGGCCTGGACGGTCCGGCCGAGCAGCGCTGTGCCGCACTCATCGGCCGTACCGACCGTCGTGGCCGGCTCCTGTGGTCGTTGCCCAAGGGGCATATCGAGGAGGGGGAGACGGCCGAGCAGACGGCCGTCCGCGAGGTCGCCGAAGAGACCGGTATCAACGGCACGGTGGTCGCGGAGCTGGGGAGTATCGACTACTGGTTCGTCACCGAGGGCCGTCGGGTACACAAGACCGTGCACCATTATCTGATGCGGTCGTTGGGGGGTGAGCTCTCCGATGCCGACGTCGAGGTCACCAAGGTGGCCTGGGTGCCGTTGAGCGAACTCGATTCACGGCTCGCCTACGCCGATGAGCGGCGTCTGGCCGAAGTCGCGAATCGGCTGATCGATCGGATGGAGAGCGGCAGACAATGA
- a CDS encoding CCA tRNA nucleotidyltransferase: MSDPAGDRRTRLLAAAAITLGRLSDVLTPLGGLFAARGHMLYLVGGSVRDAVLGRLGTDLDFTTDARPEVVQEILRGWADNLWDTGGLAFGTVSASKSGWQLEITTFRSDSYDRVSRNPEVTFGDSLEGDLIRRDFTANAMAVRIGATGELEFVDPLDGMDDLLEGVLDTPAAPEDSFNDDPLRMLRAARFVSQLGFEVAPRVRVAIALMADEIRRITAERVRTELDKLIGGEYPTEGIDIMCETGLAERVLPEVPAMKLEIDEHHQHKDVYQHSLTVLRQAIDQENGDPDLVLRWAALLHDIGKPPTKRNEPGGGVSFHHHEVVGAKMVRKRMRALKYPKQFTEDVARLVYLHLRFHGYGKGQWTDSAVRRYVTDGGELLPRLHKLVRADCTTRNKRRAALLRSTYDDLETRIERLQQEEDLQRVRPDLDGNAIMELLGLEPGPQVGRAWRYLKELRLDRGPLTRDEAEAALREWWAAGGQ; this comes from the coding sequence GTGTCCGACCCCGCCGGTGATCGACGGACGCGATTGCTGGCCGCGGCGGCGATCACGCTGGGCCGGCTCTCGGATGTCCTGACTCCGCTGGGCGGGCTGTTCGCGGCGCGGGGCCATATGTTGTACCTGGTCGGCGGCAGTGTGCGGGATGCGGTCCTGGGCCGGCTCGGCACCGATCTGGATTTCACCACCGATGCGCGACCGGAGGTCGTCCAGGAGATTCTGCGCGGCTGGGCCGACAACCTGTGGGACACCGGAGGTTTGGCGTTCGGGACTGTGAGCGCGTCGAAATCGGGCTGGCAGCTCGAGATCACCACTTTCCGCAGCGACAGCTACGACCGTGTCTCGCGCAATCCCGAGGTCACCTTCGGTGACAGCCTCGAGGGTGATCTGATCCGCCGCGACTTCACCGCCAATGCGATGGCGGTACGGATCGGCGCGACGGGCGAACTGGAATTCGTCGATCCGCTCGACGGGATGGACGATCTGCTCGAAGGTGTCCTGGATACGCCGGCGGCGCCGGAGGATTCGTTCAACGACGATCCGCTGCGGATGTTGCGCGCCGCGCGCTTCGTCTCCCAGCTCGGTTTCGAGGTGGCGCCGCGGGTGCGGGTGGCGATCGCGCTGATGGCGGACGAGATCCGCCGCATCACCGCCGAGCGGGTGCGCACCGAGCTGGACAAGTTGATCGGCGGTGAATATCCGACCGAGGGCATCGACATCATGTGCGAGACCGGGCTGGCCGAGCGGGTGCTGCCGGAGGTGCCCGCGATGAAGCTCGAGATCGACGAACATCATCAGCACAAGGACGTCTATCAGCATTCGCTGACGGTGCTGCGCCAGGCCATCGACCAGGAAAACGGCGATCCCGACCTGGTGCTGCGCTGGGCGGCGCTGCTGCACGACATCGGCAAGCCGCCGACCAAACGCAACGAGCCCGGCGGCGGTGTCAGCTTCCATCACCACGAGGTGGTCGGCGCCAAGATGGTGCGAAAGCGGATGCGCGCCTTGAAGTATCCGAAGCAGTTCACCGAAGATGTGGCGCGACTGGTCTACCTGCATCTGCGGTTCCACGGCTACGGCAAGGGTCAGTGGACCGATTCCGCGGTCCGCCGCTATGTCACCGATGGTGGGGAGCTGCTACCACGCCTGCACAAGCTGGTGCGGGCGGACTGCACCACCCGGAACAAGCGCCGTGCCGCTCTGCTGCGGTCCACCTACGACGATCTGGAAACGCGGATCGAGCGGTTGCAGCAGGAGGAGGACCTGCAGCGGGTGCGGCCGGACCTGGACGGTAACGCGATCATGGAGCTGCTGGGCCTGGAACCGGGCCCCCAGGTCGGTCGCGCCTGGCGCTATCTGAAGGAATTGCGGCTGGATCGCGGCCCGCTGACACGCGACGAAGCGGAGGCGGCACTGCGGGAGTGGTGGGCCGCGGGCGGGCAGTAG
- a CDS encoding DUF4185 domain-containing protein encodes MFGPALTGLLLAGSLVPAPAAAELAPWAPPPKNACGETGFDPLARKPDPNAPAPPILPPLPPSIDIQVPYPEIVPVPVPGPKPDNTRIVPQPLPADPCHNPCPDIRDTPKPQPPPTEDPAQPAEPAPQSGSASGSGTGSGTGSGTGSGSNSGPFNLPNININPEPEPIPIPIPGGEPPAPETPPPPVINSAEPGPVAAPPAPRQVDGVKLVGQVTGHGSVNRTDMRWQVDGTDLGIMWETKPGEVAVLFGDTFGKGWQSGGAGGPDWRSNVLGFSTERDLSKGLVIDKMVQDSRCHAAELLSSRKIKNFETTVIPTSGFALGNRQYVSYMSVNRWSRIPGMWWTNNGGLAYSDDGGSTWVKDQYAKWDNMFGLDRFQVATMVPHGDYVYMFGTPNGRVGVIGLARVPKKDVLNKAAYQYWVNGTWAPAQENLATPIVPGIAGELSLRYDDSSKQWQMVYLDPARHAIVLRTAAEPQGTWTDGVVLADTDNYPKSYGGFIHPWSTGKDLYFTMSAWDSYNVYLMHATLDAPKPADP; translated from the coding sequence ATCTTCGGGCCTGCCCTCACCGGACTGCTGCTGGCCGGCTCCCTGGTTCCCGCTCCGGCCGCCGCCGAACTCGCACCGTGGGCGCCGCCGCCGAAGAACGCCTGCGGGGAAACCGGATTCGACCCACTCGCCCGCAAGCCCGATCCGAACGCGCCTGCGCCGCCGATACTTCCGCCGCTGCCGCCGTCGATCGATATCCAGGTGCCGTACCCGGAGATCGTGCCGGTGCCGGTGCCGGGCCCGAAACCGGACAACACCCGGATCGTCCCACAGCCGCTACCGGCCGACCCGTGCCACAATCCGTGCCCGGATATCCGAGATACACCGAAGCCGCAGCCGCCCCCCACCGAGGATCCCGCCCAGCCCGCTGAACCCGCACCGCAGTCGGGGTCCGCATCGGGTTCGGGGACCGGCTCCGGGACCGGCTCGGGTACCGGATCGGGCTCGAACTCCGGGCCGTTCAATCTGCCGAACATCAACATCAACCCCGAACCGGAGCCGATTCCGATCCCGATTCCCGGGGGCGAACCGCCCGCACCGGAGACTCCGCCGCCGCCGGTGATCAACTCCGCCGAACCCGGTCCGGTCGCCGCACCGCCGGCACCCCGGCAGGTGGACGGCGTGAAACTGGTCGGCCAGGTGACCGGCCACGGTTCGGTCAATCGCACCGATATGCGCTGGCAGGTCGACGGAACCGACCTCGGCATCATGTGGGAGACCAAGCCCGGCGAGGTCGCCGTGCTGTTCGGCGACACCTTCGGCAAGGGCTGGCAGTCCGGTGGCGCCGGCGGGCCCGACTGGCGATCCAATGTGCTCGGTTTCAGTACCGAGCGGGATCTGTCGAAGGGACTGGTCATCGACAAGATGGTCCAGGACAGCCGATGCCACGCGGCCGAACTGCTGAGCAGTCGCAAGATCAAGAACTTCGAGACCACGGTCATCCCCACCTCGGGATTCGCCCTCGGTAACCGGCAGTACGTGAGCTACATGTCGGTCAATCGCTGGAGCCGGATTCCGGGGATGTGGTGGACCAACAACGGCGGCCTGGCCTACTCCGACGACGGCGGCAGCACCTGGGTCAAGGATCAATACGCCAAGTGGGACAACATGTTCGGCCTCGACCGCTTCCAGGTCGCCACGATGGTGCCGCACGGTGACTACGTCTACATGTTCGGCACGCCCAACGGGCGAGTCGGTGTCATCGGGCTGGCCCGGGTGCCGAAGAAGGATGTGCTGAACAAGGCGGCCTACCAATACTGGGTGAACGGCACCTGGGCACCGGCCCAGGAGAACCTCGCCACCCCGATCGTGCCGGGAATCGCGGGCGAGCTGTCGCTGCGCTACGACGACTCGAGCAAGCAGTGGCAGATGGTGTACCTGGATCCGGCACGGCACGCCATCGTGCTGCGCACAGCCGCCGAGCCCCAGGGCACCTGGACCGACGGGGTGGTGCTGGCCGATACCGACAACTACCCCAAGTCGTACGGCGGTTTCATCCACCCGTGGTCGACCGGCAAGGATCTCTACTTCACGATGTCGGCCTGGGACAGCTACAACGTGTACCTGATGCACGCGACACTCGACGCCCCGAAGCCCGCTGATCCCTGA
- a CDS encoding pirin family protein — MSTLTTPHIDIHRAGDRMKTRVAWLDSKHSFSFGEHYDPDNTHHGLLLVNNDDIVLPGEGFETHPHRDMEIVTWVLNGSLVHQDSLGHAGVIYPGLAQRMSAGTGILHSEKNDSWRLPPEQGGTSPHSEPVHFVQMWVVPDEPGITPGYQQLEIDDELARGGLITVATGMPRYRDRTAIAISSSHSALHVARLSGAGAHEAISLPEAPYLHVFIARGEVEMEGVGTLYAGDAVRMTRSGGQRIVAEVPAEVLVWEMHARLGGQ, encoded by the coding sequence TTGTCCACACTCACGACACCACACATCGATATACATCGCGCCGGCGATCGCATGAAAACCCGTGTGGCATGGCTGGATTCGAAACATTCGTTCTCCTTCGGCGAGCATTACGATCCCGACAACACCCACCATGGGCTGTTGCTGGTGAACAACGACGACATCGTGCTTCCGGGTGAGGGATTCGAAACTCATCCGCATCGGGATATGGAAATCGTCACCTGGGTTCTCAATGGGTCTCTGGTCCATCAGGATTCCCTCGGACATGCCGGTGTCATCTATCCGGGATTGGCGCAACGAATGAGTGCCGGCACCGGAATTCTCCATTCGGAAAAGAACGATTCCTGGCGGTTGCCGCCGGAGCAGGGCGGAACGTCACCGCATTCCGAGCCGGTGCATTTCGTGCAGATGTGGGTTGTTCCGGACGAGCCCGGAATTACCCCCGGATATCAGCAGCTCGAAATCGACGACGAACTCGCACGCGGCGGTCTGATCACCGTCGCCACCGGAATGCCGAGGTATCGCGATCGCACCGCGATCGCGATCAGCAGCAGCCATTCCGCCCTGCATGTGGCGCGTCTGTCGGGTGCCGGTGCGCACGAGGCGATCAGTCTGCCCGAGGCCCCCTATCTGCATGTATTCATCGCGCGCGGCGAGGTGGAGATGGAAGGCGTCGGGACGTTGTACGCGGGTGACGCGGTGCGGATGACGCGCAGTGGCGGGCAGCGGATCGTCGCCGAAGTTCCGGCGGAGGTCCTGGTGTGGGAGATGCACGCCCGGCTCGGCGGGCAATAG
- a CDS encoding DUF4190 domain-containing protein has translation MTENPPPGNYPPPDRNPQQPGEYPQQPGEYPGRSGEYPQQPAYPQQPEPYPRQQEPYPRQQEPYPGGYPPPPPSGYPGPPGQGAWEEPKSKGLAITALVLGIIALLSCWTVLGGILFGLLALIFGIIATVKSRRGTAGGGGMAIAGLVLGLLGLIAAIVIAAIGVSFFVNNGGKDFLDCVNKANGDQSKIDQCQRDWNQTLENKYSVTISPRPTS, from the coding sequence ATGACGGAGAACCCACCGCCCGGAAACTATCCACCGCCGGATCGGAATCCGCAGCAACCCGGAGAGTATCCGCAGCAACCCGGAGAGTATCCGGGGCGCTCCGGGGAGTATCCACAACAGCCGGCGTACCCGCAGCAGCCGGAACCGTATCCGCGACAGCAGGAGCCGTATCCGCGACAGCAGGAGCCGTATCCCGGCGGATATCCCCCGCCGCCGCCGAGCGGCTACCCCGGCCCGCCGGGGCAGGGCGCGTGGGAGGAGCCGAAGAGTAAGGGCTTGGCCATCACCGCCCTGGTCCTGGGTATCATCGCGTTGCTGAGCTGCTGGACCGTGTTGGGCGGGATCCTGTTCGGCCTGCTGGCGCTGATCTTCGGCATCATCGCCACGGTCAAATCGCGTCGCGGTACGGCCGGGGGCGGCGGTATGGCGATCGCCGGGCTGGTCCTCGGGCTGCTGGGCCTGATCGCCGCCATCGTGATCGCCGCGATCGGGGTCAGCTTCTTCGTCAACAACGGCGGTAAGGACTTCCTCGACTGCGTGAACAAGGCCAACGGCGATCAGTCGAAAATCGACCAGTGCCAGCGTGATTGGAATCAGACGCTGGAGAACAAGTACAGCGTCACGATCAGCCCGCGACCGACGTCGTAA
- a CDS encoding DUF5753 domain-containing protein, giving the protein MAPTSPVVARWELVRRLRELREQRGFDSAGFARGVGFTPANWSHVEKGRRMLTGKTIGPVLDLLEVAAEERVELLELLAAGKERGWWTRSALIGPELQRYYGMEYGAQSIRSYDSLVIPGLLQTEGYARALISADVMIRPAQVEQLVAIRMRRRKRLHGSDPAEVTAVVGEATLVQQIGGPQVLRTQLEYLSGLLHTRDNIDIRVIPFAATAGAILGGASFHLLDFASEYLPTFGWAESAVFGGPVDNPARVHDLAFAYLRALDQSLSRTETLALIEKYLGV; this is encoded by the coding sequence ATGGCCCCAACGTCGCCTGTCGTCGCTCGGTGGGAACTGGTTCGCAGACTGCGGGAGTTGCGCGAACAGCGCGGCTTCGATTCGGCGGGTTTCGCCCGCGGCGTCGGGTTCACCCCGGCCAACTGGTCGCATGTGGAGAAGGGCCGCCGGATGCTGACCGGCAAGACCATCGGCCCGGTGCTGGACCTGCTCGAGGTCGCCGCCGAGGAGCGTGTGGAACTGCTCGAGCTGCTGGCGGCCGGTAAGGAGCGGGGCTGGTGGACCCGATCCGCCCTGATCGGCCCGGAACTGCAGCGCTACTACGGCATGGAGTACGGCGCGCAGAGCATCCGTAGCTACGACAGTCTCGTGATCCCGGGTCTGCTCCAGACCGAAGGCTACGCGCGCGCGCTGATCAGCGCGGATGTCATGATCCGCCCGGCTCAGGTCGAGCAGCTCGTCGCTATTCGGATGCGCCGGCGGAAGCGGTTGCACGGGTCCGATCCCGCAGAGGTCACCGCGGTGGTCGGCGAGGCCACCCTGGTACAGCAGATCGGTGGTCCCCAGGTGCTGCGCACCCAGCTGGAATATCTGTCCGGATTACTACACACCCGCGACAACATCGACATCCGGGTCATTCCGTTCGCCGCTACCGCCGGGGCGATTCTGGGCGGGGCCAGTTTCCATCTGCTCGATTTCGCCTCGGAGTATCTGCCGACGTTCGGCTGGGCCGAGAGCGCCGTTTTCGGCGGGCCGGTCGACAATCCCGCTCGAGTTCACGATCTGGCGTTCGCATATTTGCGTGCGCTCGATCAATCCCTCAGTCGCACAGAAACATTGGCGCTGATCGAGAAATATCTCGGCGTGTAA
- a CDS encoding DUF397 domain-containing protein, protein MPTPERYQPEVTQWFTSTRTNNGNQCVEVRFDGPAVLIRDSKYRRDPANRPEREPVIIVDAGVWMEFLRTVDDIGGSAHVRTRPDRAGGTVLWHGDTELRFTAGEWWAFVAGVRDGEFDRIPVATG, encoded by the coding sequence ATGCCTACCCCCGAGAGGTATCAACCAGAGGTGACGCAGTGGTTCACCTCGACCCGCACCAACAACGGCAATCAATGTGTCGAGGTGCGTTTCGACGGCCCGGCGGTGCTGATTCGTGACAGCAAATACCGTCGCGATCCCGCGAACAGACCGGAGCGGGAGCCCGTCATCATCGTCGACGCGGGGGTGTGGATGGAATTTCTGCGGACGGTCGACGACATCGGCGGTAGCGCCCATGTGCGTACCCGGCCGGATCGCGCGGGCGGCACGGTGCTGTGGCACGGCGACACCGAGCTGCGATTCACGGCCGGTGAGTGGTGGGCGTTCGTGGCCGGCGTCCGCGACGGCGAGTTCGACCGCATTCCGGTGGCGACCGGCTGA
- a CDS encoding M13 family metallopeptidase — MTFDVTTPSGIDLTYRDDAVRVQDDLFAHVNGKWLETYDIPADRAVDGAFRTLYDQAELDVKQIIQELAAGTRASVPDADEARKIGDLYNSFMDAEAVEAAALTPIADELAAVREVGDRAAFATLLGRLQRTGVGGAVGAYVDTDDKNSQRYLVNLTQSGLGLPDESYYRSDDYAEIRTKYVEHMGRMFALAALDADPRRVFELERKLAEGHWDVVRRRDAELSYNLTTFADLAAENPEFDWNAWADAMAEGTGRAGAELLAEVVVRQPDYASTFARLWASESIEDWQAWASWRILRSRAPYLTAAVVEESFDFYGRTLTGAQENRERWKRAVSLVQDLLGEAVAKLYVAEHFPPEAKARMQELVANLIEAYRRNITELEWMSPQTREAALAKLERFTPKIGYPDSWRDYSAVRVDPSDLVGNYRSGYAADHDRDLNKLGGPVDRGEWFMTPQTVNAYYNPGMNEIVFPAAILQPPFFDMNADDAANYGGIGAVIGHEIGHGFDDQGSKYDGDGNMVDWWTETDRTEFGKRTKALIDQYNSFEPKALPGHTVNGEFTIGENIGDLGGLSIALEAYKIALGGAEAPVIDGLSGLQRVFFGWAQVWRTKARDEEALRRLAVDPHSPPEFRCNGVVRNLDGFHEAFEVTPGDELYLDPAQRVRIW; from the coding sequence GTGACTTTCGACGTGACGACTCCCTCGGGCATCGATCTGACCTATCGCGACGACGCTGTGCGGGTACAGGACGACCTGTTCGCGCACGTCAACGGCAAATGGCTGGAAACCTACGACATTCCCGCCGATCGCGCGGTCGACGGTGCCTTCCGCACCCTCTACGACCAGGCCGAACTGGATGTCAAGCAGATCATCCAGGAACTGGCCGCCGGTACGAGGGCATCGGTCCCCGACGCCGACGAGGCGCGCAAGATCGGTGACCTCTACAACAGCTTCATGGATGCCGAGGCCGTGGAGGCGGCCGCGCTCACTCCGATCGCCGACGAATTGGCCGCTGTGCGCGAGGTCGGTGATCGCGCCGCCTTCGCCACGCTGCTGGGCCGGCTACAGCGCACCGGTGTCGGTGGCGCGGTGGGCGCCTATGTCGATACCGATGACAAGAATTCGCAGCGCTATCTGGTCAACCTGACCCAGTCCGGTCTCGGCCTACCCGACGAATCGTATTACCGCAGCGACGATTATGCCGAGATTCGTACCAAGTACGTCGAGCACATGGGCCGGATGTTCGCCCTCGCCGCGCTCGACGCCGACCCGCGGCGGGTCTTCGAACTCGAACGCAAACTGGCCGAGGGACATTGGGATGTGGTGCGGCGTCGGGACGCCGAGCTGAGCTACAACCTCACTACGTTCGCCGATCTCGCCGCCGAGAACCCCGAATTCGACTGGAACGCGTGGGCCGATGCCATGGCCGAGGGTACCGGCCGGGCCGGTGCGGAGCTGCTGGCCGAAGTCGTTGTGCGCCAGCCCGATTACGCCAGCACCTTCGCCCGGTTGTGGGCCTCGGAATCGATCGAGGACTGGCAGGCGTGGGCGAGCTGGCGGATCCTGCGTTCGCGCGCACCGTATCTGACCGCCGCCGTCGTCGAGGAGAGCTTCGACTTCTACGGCCGCACTCTGACCGGTGCGCAGGAGAACCGGGAGCGCTGGAAGCGCGCGGTATCGCTGGTACAGGATCTCCTCGGCGAAGCGGTGGCCAAACTGTATGTGGCCGAGCACTTCCCGCCCGAGGCCAAGGCGCGCATGCAGGAGCTGGTCGCCAATCTGATCGAGGCATACCGCCGCAACATCACAGAGTTGGAGTGGATGAGCCCGCAGACCCGCGAGGCGGCGCTGGCGAAGCTCGAGCGTTTCACCCCGAAGATCGGCTACCCGGACAGCTGGCGCGACTACTCCGCGGTGCGGGTCGATCCCTCCGATCTGGTCGGCAACTACCGCAGTGGTTACGCCGCCGACCACGACCGGGATCTCAACAAGCTCGGCGGACCGGTCGATCGCGGCGAATGGTTCATGACCCCGCAGACCGTCAACGCCTACTACAACCCGGGCATGAACGAGATCGTGTTCCCGGCCGCGATTCTGCAGCCGCCGTTCTTCGATATGAACGCCGACGATGCGGCGAACTACGGTGGTATCGGTGCGGTGATCGGTCACGAGATCGGGCACGGTTTCGATGATCAGGGCAGCAAGTACGACGGCGACGGCAATATGGTCGACTGGTGGACCGAGACGGATCGGACCGAATTCGGCAAGCGCACCAAGGCTTTGATCGACCAGTACAACAGTTTCGAACCCAAGGCGCTGCCCGGCCACACCGTGAACGGTGAGTTCACGATCGGTGAGAACATCGGTGATCTGGGCGGACTCTCGATCGCGCTGGAGGCTTACAAGATCGCGCTGGGCGGTGCCGAGGCCCCGGTCATCGACGGACTCAGCGGTCTGCAGCGGGTCTTCTTCGGCTGGGCCCAGGTGTGGCGCACCAAGGCCCGGGACGAGGAGGCCCTCCGCCGGCTGGCGGTCGATCCGCATTCGCCGCCGGAGTTCCGCTGCAACGGCGTCGTGCGCAACCTGGACGGATTCCACGAGGCGTTCGAGGTCACGCCGGGTGACGAACTATATCTGGATCCCGCACAGCGCGTGCGAATCTGGTAG
- a CDS encoding ABC transporter substrate-binding protein has translation MPRSTTAPPLSRRGFLTAAAGLSVSACAGMGARSAVEGDPNTIVFWSNHPGTSKNQETELINRFRVQHPELTVKLVDAGRNYEEVAQKFNAALTGGALPDVVVLSDVWWFNYALNKAIEPLDAEIAAAGVPLTDYVDSFVEDYRFDSKLWALPYARSTQIFCYNRGLWARAGLPDRGPRSWQEFDEWGPELQRAIGPGKWAHGWGDAKNYLAWTFQGPNWTFGGAYSDRWTLTFTDPHTVEAGNFLRDMINRKRYANIRPQLAVDFGTGVVGSAITSTGDIKGITANAAGTLDFATAFLPHPNGPGCTTGGAGLAIPARISERRKANALRFIAFLTDPVNTAYFSQATGYIPVRKSAIDEPSQREFLAANRNFATAIEQLPLTRSQDWGRVFLPGADQIIGTGLEQIGLRDREVTAAFADVTERLQGIYDRQIGPKLPR, from the coding sequence GTGCCCCGATCGACGACCGCACCTCCGCTGTCCCGCCGCGGCTTCCTCACCGCGGCAGCCGGTCTGAGCGTGTCGGCGTGCGCCGGAATGGGCGCGCGCAGTGCGGTCGAAGGGGATCCGAACACCATCGTGTTCTGGTCGAATCATCCGGGTACCTCCAAGAATCAGGAGACCGAGCTGATCAACCGTTTCCGGGTTCAGCATCCCGAGCTGACCGTGAAACTGGTGGACGCGGGCCGCAACTACGAAGAGGTGGCGCAGAAGTTCAATGCCGCCCTGACCGGTGGCGCCCTACCGGATGTGGTTGTGCTGTCCGATGTCTGGTGGTTCAACTACGCCCTCAACAAGGCGATCGAACCGCTCGACGCCGAAATCGCGGCAGCCGGTGTGCCACTGACGGACTACGTCGACTCCTTCGTCGAGGACTACCGCTTCGACAGCAAGCTCTGGGCACTGCCGTATGCGCGCTCCACCCAGATCTTCTGCTACAACCGCGGGCTGTGGGCGCGTGCCGGACTCCCCGATCGGGGGCCGCGGTCCTGGCAGGAATTCGACGAATGGGGTCCCGAACTGCAGCGTGCCATCGGCCCGGGCAAATGGGCGCACGGCTGGGGCGACGCGAAGAACTACCTGGCCTGGACCTTCCAGGGACCCAACTGGACCTTCGGCGGCGCCTACTCCGACCGATGGACGCTGACGTTCACCGATCCGCACACCGTCGAGGCCGGAAACTTCCTGCGCGACATGATCAATCGCAAGCGCTACGCCAATATCCGGCCCCAGCTGGCCGTCGATTTCGGCACCGGGGTGGTGGGATCGGCGATCACGTCCACCGGCGATATCAAGGGCATCACCGCGAATGCCGCGGGCACCCTGGACTTCGCCACCGCATTCCTCCCGCACCCGAACGGGCCCGGGTGTACCACCGGTGGTGCGGGCCTGGCGATTCCGGCCCGCATATCCGAGCGCCGCAAGGCCAACGCGCTGCGGTTCATCGCCTTCCTCACCGATCCGGTGAACACCGCCTACTTCTCGCAAGCCACCGGATACATCCCGGTGCGCAAGTCCGCGATCGATGAACCGTCCCAGCGGGAATTTCTCGCGGCGAACCGCAATTTCGCCACCGCGATCGAGCAGCTACCGCTGACTCGGTCGCAGGACTGGGGGCGGGTGTTCCTGCCCGGTGCCGATCAGATCATCGGCACCGGACTCGAACAGATCGGACTGCGCGATCGGGAGGTGACGGCGGCCTTCGCCGACGTCACCGAACGGCTACAGGGCATCTACGATCGGCAGATCGGCCCGAAACTCCCACGGTGA
- a CDS encoding carbohydrate ABC transporter permease, whose translation MNPAYRRRRLLATVFGYAAMVCVLILVGVPLYWILITSFKARPDIYTQPAVWWPHSWHPENYREATTTLPFWTFLRNSLIVTTVVAAVKFALGIFSAYGLVFLRFPGKTVIFLVIIAALMVPNQITVISNYALIAQIGWRNSLQGIIIPLCGVAFGTFLMRNHFLSLPVSVIEAARIDGANWWQLLVRVVLPMSGPTMVAFAVVTLVNEWNEYLWPFLMADDSSVATLPVGLTLLQNTENPSVTNWGPVMAGTLLTMLPILVVFVVLQRHMIKGLTTGAVKG comes from the coding sequence ATGAACCCTGCCTATCGCCGACGTCGTCTGCTCGCAACGGTTTTCGGATATGCGGCGATGGTCTGCGTCCTGATCCTGGTGGGGGTGCCGCTGTACTGGATCCTGATCACCTCGTTCAAGGCCCGGCCCGACATCTACACCCAGCCGGCGGTGTGGTGGCCGCACAGCTGGCATCCGGAGAACTACCGCGAAGCGACGACCACACTGCCGTTCTGGACCTTCCTGCGCAATTCGCTGATCGTGACCACGGTCGTGGCGGCGGTGAAGTTCGCACTCGGGATCTTCAGCGCCTACGGGCTGGTCTTCCTGCGATTCCCCGGAAAGACCGTGATCTTCCTGGTGATCATCGCCGCGCTGATGGTCCCCAACCAGATCACGGTGATCTCCAACTATGCTTTGATCGCGCAGATCGGATGGCGAAACTCCCTGCAGGGCATCATTATTCCGCTGTGCGGGGTCGCGTTCGGCACTTTCCTGATGCGGAATCACTTTCTGTCGCTGCCGGTGTCGGTGATCGAGGCCGCGCGCATCGACGGCGCCAACTGGTGGCAACTACTGGTGCGGGTGGTCCTGCCGATGTCGGGACCCACGATGGTGGCCTTCGCGGTGGTCACTCTGGTCAACGAGTGGAACGAATACCTGTGGCCGTTCCTGATGGCCGATGATTCGTCGGTCGCGACCCTTCCGGTCGGTCTGACGTTGTTGCAGAACACCGAGAATCCCAGCGTCACCAACTGGGGGCCGGTGATGGCCGGAACCCTGCTGACCATGCTGCCGATCCTCGTGGTGTTCGTCGTACTGCAACGCCACATGATCAAGGGCCTGACCACCGGCGCCGTCAAGGGCTGA